GGCAAAAAAGCTAGCTTGTCAAATCTAAACTAAAAAAACTGCTTTTAGTAAAAATTTAAAGTATAATCAGAGAAAATTTCAAGGACGATTGTGCAAGTAGGGATTAAGTTTTCAACCGCGATCCATGTAATTTTAGCAGCTTGTTTTTTCAAAGACGAGAAAGTCACGAGCGAATTTATAGCAGGTAGTATAAACACAAATCCTGTCATAGTTAGGCGCCTGCTTGGCACTCTAAAGGCTGCAGGACTTGTGAATGTTGTAGCTGGAGTTGGTGGTGTGAGTCTTGCGAGAGAGCCAAAAGATATAACCCTCCTTCAAATTTTTAACGCAGTAAATGATAAAGAAAAACTTTTTAAGATCCACTCTGACTCACCTAAAGCCTGCCCGCTTGGTGGCAAGATCGAAGGCCTCTTAACCAACCACTTCCTAAA
This window of the Campylobacter concisus genome carries:
- a CDS encoding Rrf2 family transcriptional regulator — protein: MQVGIKFSTAIHVILAACFFKDEKVTSEFIAGSINTNPVIVRRLLGTLKAAGLVNVVAGVGGVSLAREPKDITLLQIFNAVNDKEKLFKIHSDSPKACPLGGKIEGLLTNHFL